One genomic region from Erythrobacter mangrovi encodes:
- a CDS encoding trans-sulfuration enzyme family protein — translation MTLQFDPQDELVCIGSHRPLADGGSVLPPIAQASLFRQPDMETLFDGLSREHQVAVYSRGTNPTLSVLEDALARLERGEACKGFASGMGAIAASLTAFLESGDHVLFAGTIYGPTIELAQRLEGYGVSWSRAEATDLDGIAAQLRPETRVLYMESPGSMLFGLLPVADLATMARDRGIITMLDNSVATPLLQKPLELGVDLVLHSCSKYIGGHSDLVGGAVVGSVEHIERIFRKGLLLLGAAMPPLTAWLCLRGLMTLPVRLAKHHADALSLASWLAEHPRVRRVFHPALTNDPLLARQMRGHSGLFSFELDDGFADAIVVADRLRTFGRAVSWGGPESLVMTGHKVDPAEAAPALPASLLRLSVGLEGVATLQEDLGRALG, via the coding sequence ATGACGCTGCAATTCGATCCGCAGGACGAACTCGTCTGTATCGGCAGCCACCGCCCGCTGGCCGATGGCGGGTCGGTCCTGCCGCCCATCGCGCAAGCAAGCCTGTTCCGGCAACCCGACATGGAGACACTCTTCGACGGCCTGTCGCGCGAGCATCAGGTCGCGGTCTATTCCCGTGGGACCAATCCGACGCTGTCGGTGCTGGAAGATGCCCTCGCCCGGCTCGAACGAGGCGAGGCCTGCAAGGGGTTCGCCAGCGGCATGGGTGCGATCGCCGCATCGCTGACGGCGTTCCTCGAAAGCGGGGACCATGTGCTCTTTGCTGGGACGATCTACGGCCCGACGATCGAACTCGCCCAAAGACTTGAAGGGTATGGCGTAAGCTGGAGTCGCGCCGAAGCGACCGACCTCGATGGCATTGCCGCCCAACTGCGCCCGGAAACGCGCGTCCTCTACATGGAAAGCCCAGGCTCGATGTTGTTCGGCTTGCTGCCCGTCGCCGACCTGGCAACCATGGCCAGGGACCGCGGGATCATCACCATGCTCGACAACAGCGTGGCGACACCCCTGCTGCAGAAACCACTCGAACTGGGCGTCGACCTCGTCCTGCACAGCTGCTCCAAGTATATCGGCGGGCATAGCGACCTCGTCGGCGGGGCTGTCGTCGGAAGTGTCGAGCATATCGAACGTATTTTCCGAAAGGGCTTGCTCCTGCTTGGAGCTGCGATGCCGCCGCTTACGGCGTGGCTGTGCCTGCGGGGCCTGATGACGCTCCCCGTGCGCCTTGCCAAACACCACGCAGATGCACTCTCCCTCGCCAGCTGGCTTGCCGAGCACCCTCGCGTACGCCGGGTTTTCCACCCGGCACTCACCAACGATCCGCTGCTCGCGCGACAAATGCGCGGGCATTCGGGCCTGTTCTCCTTTGAGCTTGACGATGGCTTTGCCGATGCCATCGTAGTCGCCGACCGCTTGCGCACCTTCGGGCGTGCGGTCAGCTGGGGCGGGCCGGAAAGCCTTGTCATGACCGGCCACAAAGTGGACCCTGCCGAGGCCGCGCCAGCCCTTCCCGCTTCCCTCCTGCGATTGTCGGTGGGGCTCGAGGGTGTGGCGACACTGCAGGAAGACCTGGGACGCGCCCTAGGCTAG
- the thyA gene encoding thymidylate synthase: protein MSAASDHYEQQYLELMERIWLGGSERVDRTGIGTRSVFGAMLRFNLADGAMPLITTKRVFWKTATRELLWFLTGDTNIRPLVLQGVKIWNEWPHARYVEETGEEIALDDFVQRIADDEDFAARWGDLGPVYGKQWVDWPTYQPVAGGLFRKGRGINQVAEVVESLQKNPGSRRHIVEGWNVAELNRMALPPCHKTYQFHVADGRLNGLLYQRSCDVALGLPFNLWSAALLQRMLAQQAGLEPGEFVWMGGDTHLYLNHEHLIREQLTREPVGQPRLDILRQPPTIFDYRIEDFEVRDYTPHGAIKAPVAV from the coding sequence ATGTCGGCCGCTAGCGACCACTACGAACAGCAATACCTCGAGCTGATGGAGCGTATCTGGCTCGGGGGCAGCGAACGTGTCGATCGCACGGGCATCGGCACGCGCTCGGTGTTCGGCGCAATGCTCCGGTTCAATCTCGCTGACGGGGCCATGCCGCTCATCACCACCAAGCGGGTCTTCTGGAAGACCGCCACCCGCGAATTGTTGTGGTTCCTGACCGGCGATACCAACATCAGGCCGCTGGTGCTGCAGGGCGTGAAGATCTGGAACGAATGGCCGCATGCGCGCTACGTCGAGGAAACCGGCGAAGAAATTGCGCTCGATGACTTCGTCCAGAGGATCGCCGACGACGAGGATTTTGCCGCGCGATGGGGCGATCTCGGTCCGGTGTATGGCAAGCAGTGGGTCGATTGGCCGACCTACCAGCCAGTGGCCGGGGGGCTGTTCCGCAAGGGACGCGGGATCAACCAGGTCGCCGAAGTGGTCGAATCGCTCCAGAAAAACCCCGGCAGCAGGCGGCATATAGTTGAAGGCTGGAACGTGGCTGAGCTCAACCGGATGGCCTTGCCCCCGTGCCACAAGACCTACCAGTTCCACGTCGCCGACGGACGCCTCAATGGCTTGCTCTATCAGCGCAGTTGCGACGTTGCCTTGGGCCTGCCGTTCAACCTGTGGTCGGCTGCTCTGTTGCAACGCATGCTTGCGCAGCAGGCAGGGTTGGAGCCGGGCGAGTTCGTTTGGATGGGTGGGGATACTCACCTTTATCTCAATCACGAACACCTGATTCGAGAGCAGCTAACCCGGGAACCGGTCGGTCAACCGCGGCTTGATATCCTGCGGCAGCCGCCGACGATCTTCGACTATCGCATTGAGGATTTCGAGGTTCGCGACTACACGCCGCACGGGGCCATCAAGGCACCCGTCGCCGTGTGA
- a CDS encoding 3-methyl-2-oxobutanoate dehydrogenase (2-methylpropanoyl-transferring) subunit alpha, which yields MADRPDGAAQQGGNRPKLALHVPEPKFRPGDTVDFSHLQIPEAGKQPRPDETCDPKDMHELAFGLVRVLGEDNKAHGPWDPKLDPDTLRKMLGHMAMTRAFDERMFRGQRQGKTSFYMKCTGEEATSVAASMALAADDMVFPSYRQQGILIQRGYPMIEMINQIYSNKGDKLKGRQLPIMYSSREHSFFTISGNLATQTPQAVGWAMASAIKGDSRIAATWVGEGSTAEGDFHSACTFATVYHAPVILNVINNQWAISSFSGFAGAERTTFAARALGYGLAGLRVDGNDALACFAAEQWAANRARANAGPTLIEFFTYRAEGHSTSDDPSGYRSAQERSEWPLGDPITRLKDHLIAIGEWDEARQEKMDLEAAELVKATTKEAEANGILGHGLHHPFRTMFEDVFEELPWHLKEQSEQAIREREIKFPGGLEL from the coding sequence ATGGCCGACAGGCCCGACGGAGCGGCACAACAGGGCGGTAATCGTCCCAAGTTGGCGCTGCACGTTCCTGAACCGAAGTTCCGGCCCGGCGACACGGTCGACTTCTCGCACTTGCAGATTCCGGAGGCAGGCAAACAACCGCGCCCAGACGAGACTTGCGACCCCAAGGACATGCACGAGCTCGCATTCGGGCTCGTCCGTGTGTTGGGGGAAGACAACAAGGCGCACGGTCCGTGGGATCCGAAGCTCGACCCGGATACCTTGCGCAAGATGCTTGGCCACATGGCCATGACTCGTGCCTTCGACGAGCGCATGTTCCGCGGCCAGCGACAGGGCAAGACCAGTTTCTACATGAAGTGCACCGGCGAGGAGGCGACCAGCGTCGCTGCCTCGATGGCGCTTGCGGCGGATGACATGGTCTTCCCCAGCTATCGCCAGCAGGGCATCCTGATCCAGCGCGGTTACCCGATGATCGAGATGATCAACCAGATCTACTCGAACAAGGGCGACAAGCTGAAGGGCCGGCAGCTGCCAATCATGTATTCGAGCCGCGAGCACAGCTTCTTCACCATCAGCGGCAACCTCGCCACGCAAACTCCACAGGCGGTGGGCTGGGCGATGGCCAGCGCGATCAAGGGCGATAGCCGTATCGCTGCGACCTGGGTGGGCGAGGGCAGCACCGCGGAAGGCGATTTCCATTCTGCGTGCACTTTCGCGACCGTCTACCACGCGCCGGTGATCCTGAACGTGATCAACAACCAATGGGCGATCTCGAGCTTCAGCGGGTTTGCCGGAGCCGAGCGCACGACATTCGCGGCGCGCGCACTGGGTTATGGGCTCGCCGGGTTGCGGGTCGACGGCAACGATGCGCTCGCCTGCTTCGCCGCTGAACAATGGGCAGCCAATCGTGCCCGGGCCAATGCCGGTCCTACGCTGATCGAGTTCTTCACCTACCGCGCTGAGGGGCATTCGACCTCGGACGATCCATCCGGGTATCGCAGTGCGCAGGAGCGCAGCGAGTGGCCGCTCGGTGACCCGATCACGCGCCTCAAGGACCACCTCATCGCGATTGGCGAATGGGACGAAGCGCGCCAGGAGAAGATGGATCTCGAGGCTGCGGAACTCGTCAAGGCGACAACCAAGGAAGCCGAAGCCAACGGCATCCTCGGCCATGGCCTCCACCACCCGTTCCGCACCATGTTCGAAGATGTGTTCGAGGAACTGCCCTGGCACCTCAAGGAACAGAGCGAACAGGCCATCCGCGAACGCGAGATCAAGTTTCCGGGAGGGCTGGAGCTGTGA
- a CDS encoding alpha-ketoacid dehydrogenase subunit beta, with translation MIEAINDALAVSMERDPNVVVMGEDVGYFGGVFRCTAGLQEKFGKTRVFDTPISECGIIAVAVGMGAYGLRPVPEIQFADYIYPGLDQLISEAARLRYRSAGEYIAPMTVRSPFGGGIFGGQTHSQSPEAIFTHVSGLKTVIPSTPYDAKGLLISAIEDNDPVIFFEPKRIYNGPFSGYYDKPAQPWKKFDASVVPEGYYKIPLGKARLAAEGEQLTILAYGTMVHVVEAVCREKGVEADILDLRTLVPLDIEAIEASVEKTGRCLIVHEATRTSGFGAELSALVTERCFYHLEAPVVRVTGFDTPYPHSLEWAYFPGPVRIGEALDKILSE, from the coding sequence ATGATCGAGGCGATCAACGATGCGCTGGCCGTCTCGATGGAGCGCGATCCCAATGTCGTCGTGATGGGCGAGGACGTAGGCTACTTCGGCGGCGTGTTTCGCTGCACCGCGGGCCTGCAGGAAAAGTTCGGCAAGACCCGCGTGTTCGACACGCCGATCTCAGAATGCGGCATCATCGCCGTCGCGGTGGGGATGGGGGCCTATGGCCTGCGCCCGGTGCCTGAAATTCAGTTCGCCGACTACATCTATCCTGGACTTGACCAGCTGATCAGCGAGGCCGCGCGCCTGCGCTATCGTTCGGCGGGCGAATATATCGCCCCGATGACCGTGCGTTCGCCCTTCGGTGGCGGCATCTTCGGTGGCCAGACCCACAGCCAAAGCCCCGAAGCGATCTTTACCCATGTGTCGGGCTTGAAGACGGTCATCCCGTCGACGCCTTATGATGCCAAGGGCCTGCTGATCTCGGCGATCGAAGACAATGACCCGGTCATCTTCTTCGAACCCAAACGGATCTACAACGGCCCGTTCTCCGGCTACTACGACAAGCCGGCGCAGCCGTGGAAGAAGTTCGACGCCAGCGTGGTGCCCGAGGGGTATTACAAAATCCCGCTGGGCAAGGCGCGGCTCGCCGCCGAAGGGGAGCAGCTGACCATTCTGGCCTATGGCACCATGGTTCATGTGGTGGAGGCAGTGTGTCGCGAGAAGGGGGTCGAAGCCGACATCCTCGACCTACGAACCTTGGTCCCGCTCGACATCGAGGCGATCGAGGCTTCGGTCGAAAAGACTGGTCGCTGTCTAATTGTCCACGAGGCGACGCGCACCAGTGGCTTTGGCGCAGAACTATCGGCGCTGGTTACCGAGCGCTGCTTCTATCATCTCGAGGCCCCGGTCGTGCGTGTTACGGGTTTTGACACGCCTTATCCGCACAGCCTCGAATGGGCCTATTTCCCTGGTCCCGTCCGTATCGGCGAGGCCCTCGACAAGATCCTGAGCGAGTAA
- a CDS encoding dihydrolipoamide acetyltransferase family protein — protein MAKFTFRMPDIGEGIAEAEIVQWHKKVGDTVNEDEEFVDMMTDKATVPMESPVTGKILEIAGGEGDMVSIGSMLVVIEVDGAAPEDAKEEEAPAPKADVVEERIEVETSDASDADDALAADPRPEPLPAPTPAPESTVHAKVLATPAVRKRAKDLGIELTQVKPAEDGRIRHGDLDAFLSYNGGYAAAAPSRSDEEVKVIGMRRRIAENMAASKRNIPHFSYVEECDVTALEELRAQLNANRGDKPKLTILPLLITAICKTLPDFPMINARYDDEAGVVTRYGSVHMGMAAQTDAGLMVPVIKDAQAKNLWQLANEIARLAEAARTGKAKADEMQGGTLTVTSLGPLGGVATTPVINRPEVAIIGPNRIIERPMFVPDGMGGERIEKRKLMNISISCDHRVVDGWDAASFVQALKKLIESPALILVA, from the coding sequence ATGGCGAAATTCACCTTCCGCATGCCCGATATCGGCGAAGGCATCGCCGAGGCCGAGATCGTGCAATGGCACAAGAAGGTCGGCGACACGGTCAATGAAGACGAGGAATTCGTCGACATGATGACCGACAAGGCGACCGTGCCGATGGAAAGCCCGGTCACCGGCAAGATCCTCGAGATCGCTGGCGGCGAAGGCGATATGGTTTCGATCGGCTCGATGCTGGTCGTAATCGAGGTCGATGGCGCGGCGCCCGAGGACGCCAAGGAGGAAGAAGCCCCGGCGCCGAAGGCGGACGTGGTCGAAGAGCGGATCGAGGTCGAGACCTCTGACGCGAGCGACGCCGACGATGCGCTGGCGGCCGATCCGCGGCCCGAACCGCTGCCCGCACCAACCCCGGCACCCGAGTCGACGGTCCACGCCAAGGTTCTGGCTACTCCCGCGGTACGCAAGCGCGCGAAAGACCTCGGCATCGAGCTTACCCAGGTAAAGCCGGCCGAAGATGGCCGCATCCGTCACGGCGATCTCGACGCCTTCCTGTCCTACAATGGCGGTTACGCTGCGGCTGCGCCGAGCCGCTCGGACGAAGAGGTCAAGGTGATCGGGATGCGCCGCCGCATCGCCGAGAACATGGCGGCTTCGAAGCGCAACATCCCGCACTTCTCCTATGTCGAGGAATGCGACGTGACCGCGCTTGAAGAGTTGCGCGCGCAGCTCAACGCCAATCGGGGCGACAAGCCCAAGCTGACCATTCTCCCGCTGCTGATCACGGCAATCTGCAAGACACTGCCCGACTTCCCGATGATCAACGCGCGCTATGACGACGAAGCGGGCGTCGTGACGCGATACGGATCCGTTCACATGGGCATGGCCGCGCAGACCGACGCGGGGCTGATGGTCCCGGTCATCAAGGATGCGCAGGCCAAGAACCTGTGGCAGCTCGCCAATGAGATTGCTCGCCTCGCAGAGGCCGCCCGGACCGGCAAGGCCAAGGCCGACGAGATGCAGGGCGGGACGCTGACCGTAACCTCGCTCGGCCCACTTGGCGGCGTGGCGACGACACCGGTCATCAATCGCCCCGAAGTCGCGATCATCGGCCCCAATCGCATCATCGAGCGCCCGATGTTTGTACCCGATGGTATGGGCGGCGAACGCATCGAGAAGCGGAAACTGATGAACATCTCGATCAGCTGCGATCACCGCGTGGTGGATGGCTGGGATGCCGCGAGCTTCGTGCAGGCGCTGAAGAAGCTGATCGAGAGCCCGGCGCTTATCCTCGTCGCCTGA
- a CDS encoding MBL fold metallo-hydrolase: protein MGKVAVAVGAIAALIGIAAWIGQGWIGQYLFDRTVEKVAGQDSTVSYPDGIHAYLCGSGSPLPDAERAGPCIAVLAGREAFIFDAGSGSIRKLQRMGFPMDRLEAAFLTHLHSDHIDGFGELMLQAWMAGGRDEPLPVYGPPGTDKVVEGFMQAYAIDRGYRITHHGPEVARPGGFGGAVHLLDPPRTGAIAYDAAGVIIRVLPVDHSPVDYAFAYRIEYGGRVLVISGDTKQSAELASFAKGADVLFHEALNPQMVGKIGSTLAEHGDSDGSKIMADIPDYHTTPAQAAEVANQSGVRALVLYHLVPAPPVRSVKRAFLGNAPDLFDGDLRIGDDGLLVSLPAKGKAIEFTDLL from the coding sequence ATGGGCAAGGTGGCCGTGGCGGTCGGCGCGATTGCGGCGCTGATTGGCATCGCAGCGTGGATCGGCCAAGGCTGGATAGGCCAGTACCTGTTCGACCGCACAGTGGAGAAGGTGGCAGGACAGGATTCGACCGTAAGTTATCCCGATGGGATCCACGCCTATCTCTGCGGCAGCGGTTCTCCCCTGCCCGACGCCGAGCGAGCGGGACCATGCATTGCGGTTCTGGCGGGCAGAGAAGCCTTCATATTCGACGCAGGATCGGGTTCGATCCGCAAGCTGCAACGTATGGGCTTCCCTATGGATCGCCTTGAAGCGGCATTCCTCACGCATCTTCATTCCGACCATATCGATGGTTTCGGCGAGCTCATGCTGCAGGCATGGATGGCCGGCGGGCGCGACGAACCGCTGCCGGTTTACGGCCCTCCGGGAACCGACAAGGTCGTTGAGGGCTTCATGCAGGCCTATGCCATCGATCGCGGCTACCGGATCACCCACCATGGGCCCGAAGTTGCACGGCCGGGTGGGTTTGGTGGTGCGGTTCATCTGCTCGACCCGCCCAGGACCGGGGCGATCGCCTACGACGCCGCTGGCGTGATAATCCGCGTCTTGCCGGTCGATCATAGCCCGGTCGACTACGCATTTGCCTATCGCATCGAATATGGTGGGCGGGTGCTTGTGATCAGCGGCGACACCAAGCAATCGGCCGAACTCGCCAGTTTCGCCAAGGGTGCAGATGTACTGTTTCACGAAGCGCTCAATCCGCAAATGGTGGGCAAGATCGGCAGCACACTGGCCGAACATGGCGATAGCGACGGGTCCAAGATCATGGCCGATATTCCCGACTACCATACGACACCTGCGCAGGCCGCGGAGGTCGCAAACCAGTCGGGGGTTCGGGCATTGGTGCTTTACCACCTCGTTCCCGCCCCACCCGTCCGATCGGTCAAACGCGCGTTCCTCGGGAATGCACCGGACCTGTTCGATGGGGACTTGCGGATCGGAGACGACGGCCTGCTCGTCAGCTTGCCCGCAAAGGGCAAGGCGATCGAGTTCACTGATCTGCTTTAG
- a CDS encoding MFS transporter yields the protein MDSMRGGALIDAQDKPSVWLKLAHGSGSAAFGIKNNGFDYFLLLFYGTVVGLEPGLVGLALLIALVADALSDPLVGYWSDNLRSRWGRRHPFMYASAIPVALSYFLLWDPPELSQMGLFVYLTVLAVMIRTFITFYETPSSALIPELTTDYEERTSLQAYRLFFGWAGGNVMSVLMFGILLTGPLGMRDREAFATYGIIASGLILLTIMTSALGTHSRIPHLHRPPVPKEPFSTRRIFREMVETLSERSFLALFLATILFAIATGLSAALTFIMLNYFWGFSEVQIFIWTCTVFFSALLGAMIAPVATRRMGKKKATIVLGILAFTIQPAPVMLRLFDLMPANGDPLLFPLVLTINVIDLALIIAVTAVAYSMIADLVESNQVKTGRRAEGVYYAAMTFTRKTTQGFGALAAGLILSAIAFPTGASPETVSPDTLYQLGLFYAPSLLFLWLSALFFVSRYRIDKEGHEENLRKIATMQGDAS from the coding sequence ATGGATTCCATGAGGGGTGGCGCATTGATTGATGCGCAGGACAAGCCGTCGGTTTGGTTGAAGCTTGCGCACGGATCGGGCTCAGCCGCGTTCGGGATCAAGAACAACGGCTTCGACTACTTCCTACTGCTCTTCTACGGCACCGTAGTCGGCCTGGAACCGGGACTTGTTGGCCTTGCCCTGCTCATAGCATTGGTTGCCGACGCACTGAGCGATCCGCTGGTCGGATACTGGTCGGACAATCTGCGATCTCGCTGGGGTCGCCGCCATCCCTTCATGTACGCTTCGGCAATCCCGGTCGCGTTGAGCTATTTCCTGCTGTGGGATCCGCCCGAACTTAGCCAGATGGGATTGTTCGTCTATCTCACCGTGCTCGCAGTGATGATCCGGACCTTCATCACTTTCTACGAGACTCCCAGTTCGGCGCTGATCCCCGAACTGACGACCGATTACGAGGAACGGACAAGCCTGCAAGCCTATCGCCTGTTTTTCGGTTGGGCTGGTGGGAACGTGATGAGTGTCTTGATGTTCGGGATCCTGCTCACCGGACCCCTGGGAATGCGCGACCGTGAGGCCTTCGCAACCTATGGGATCATTGCCAGCGGCCTGATCCTTCTTACGATCATGACTTCGGCGCTCGGGACGCACAGCCGCATTCCCCACCTGCACCGACCGCCGGTTCCGAAAGAGCCGTTCAGCACCAGGCGAATCTTCCGCGAAATGGTCGAAACACTCAGCGAGCGCAGCTTCCTCGCCCTGTTCCTCGCAACGATCCTGTTCGCAATCGCCACCGGGCTTTCTGCAGCACTGACCTTTATCATGCTCAACTACTTCTGGGGCTTCAGTGAGGTCCAGATCTTCATCTGGACCTGCACGGTGTTCTTCTCGGCGCTACTCGGCGCGATGATCGCGCCAGTTGCCACGCGGCGGATGGGAAAGAAGAAGGCGACGATCGTACTCGGTATCCTGGCCTTCACCATACAGCCAGCGCCCGTGATGCTGCGCCTGTTCGACCTCATGCCTGCCAATGGCGACCCACTGCTCTTCCCGCTGGTACTGACAATCAACGTCATCGACCTCGCATTGATCATCGCCGTGACCGCAGTGGCCTATTCGATGATCGCCGACTTAGTGGAATCGAACCAGGTCAAGACCGGCCGCCGCGCTGAGGGGGTCTATTACGCCGCCATGACCTTCACCCGTAAGACAACGCAGGGCTTCGGCGCGCTAGCGGCCGGACTGATCCTCTCCGCCATCGCGTTTCCTACCGGCGCGTCACCCGAAACTGTCTCGCCCGACACGCTTTACCAACTGGGTCTCTTTTACGCCCCGTCCCTACTATTCCTCTGGCTAAGCGCTCTTTTCTTTGTCTCGCGCTACCGCATCGACAAGGAGGGGCACGAGGAGAATCTGCGCAAGATCGCGACCATGCAGGGAGACGCCTCATAA
- a CDS encoding DUF2842 domain-containing protein, protein MRTEPTWRIPVGLLGLLVFLAIYGLVIARYVPGMIDGWPTLAQTVVYIALGLAWLLPMRGFLAWMETGRWS, encoded by the coding sequence ATGAGGACCGAACCTACCTGGCGCATCCCTGTAGGTCTGCTGGGCCTGCTCGTGTTCCTGGCGATCTATGGCCTGGTCATCGCACGATATGTACCCGGCATGATCGACGGCTGGCCGACCTTGGCCCAAACCGTAGTCTACATCGCATTGGGCCTCGCCTGGCTGCTGCCGATGCGCGGGTTCCTGGCGTGGATGGAAACCGGTCGCTGGAGCTGA
- a CDS encoding 5-formyltetrahydrofolate cyclo-ligase, with product MTTKNDLRQILRAARRDHVAALPENMRGLVFHRPPAPLMEMLPEGETIGLYRATPFEAPASSYARFFFERGHTLALPRFSSREAPMEFARFTDPFDEEDLEVGPYGLLQPAAEAATIDPAVLFVPLLGFTASGARLGQGGGHYDRWLASRPQAIAIGLAWDCQLVEHLPSEAHDQPLAAIVTPTRIYGPFA from the coding sequence GTGACCACAAAGAACGATCTTCGCCAAATCCTGCGCGCTGCCCGCCGCGATCATGTTGCCGCCTTGCCCGAAAACATGCGCGGCCTGGTATTCCACCGACCGCCAGCCCCACTCATGGAAATGCTCCCTGAAGGCGAAACGATCGGGTTGTACCGGGCAACCCCGTTCGAGGCGCCTGCCTCATCCTATGCCAGGTTCTTTTTCGAACGCGGACATACACTTGCCCTGCCGCGCTTCAGTAGCCGCGAAGCCCCGATGGAATTCGCCCGGTTCACCGATCCGTTCGATGAAGAGGACCTCGAAGTGGGACCCTATGGCTTGCTGCAGCCGGCCGCGGAAGCTGCCACGATCGATCCAGCCGTCCTGTTCGTCCCGCTGCTGGGATTCACCGCGTCGGGTGCTCGCCTGGGCCAGGGCGGTGGCCACTACGACCGCTGGCTCGCTTCGCGCCCGCAAGCAATCGCGATCGGCCTCGCCTGGGATTGCCAGCTTGTCGAGCATCTACCGTCTGAAGCGCATGACCAGCCGCTCGCGGCGATTGTCACGCCCACCCGCATCTACGGACCGTTCGCATGA
- a CDS encoding cell division protein ZapA, whose translation MSDVTLEVGGRKYSVSCQDGQEAHVQRLAGVIDSKLGSMGANLSSQEAKNLLFAALLLADELDEAQKQAGSAVAAAPDFDAERIAGQLERLAGALENAAQVLEGGLASA comes from the coding sequence ATGAGTGACGTGACGCTCGAAGTCGGCGGCCGCAAATATTCGGTTTCCTGCCAGGATGGCCAGGAAGCGCACGTCCAGCGCCTCGCAGGTGTGATCGATTCCAAATTGGGTTCGATGGGCGCAAATCTCTCGAGCCAGGAAGCGAAGAACTTGCTGTTCGCTGCACTCCTGTTGGCCGACGAACTCGACGAAGCCCAGAAGCAAGCCGGCAGTGCAGTCGCAGCAGCACCCGATTTCGATGCGGAACGGATCGCCGGCCAGCTCGAGCGATTGGCCGGTGCGCTCGAAAACGCAGCGCAGGTCCTTGAGGGCGGGCTCGCAAGCGCCTAG